A region from the Onychostoma macrolepis isolate SWU-2019 chromosome 18, ASM1243209v1, whole genome shotgun sequence genome encodes:
- the LOC131524701 gene encoding extracellular calcium-sensing receptor-like isoform X2, whose amino-acid sequence MGKRTLPLLPLLMVVDGMYLTGLVQACHLLGQPALPQLSAEKDIDIGAIFAIHRNALLKVNSFTSKPERTTCVSLNLREFKFAQTLIFAIEEINNSTELLPGVSLGYKIYDSCGSVAHTIQSGMALMNGYDETLSNMSCFRPPAVLAIIGESTSTPTIGLASVIGPFSLPVISHFATCACLSDRKRYPSFFRTISSDYYQSRALAQLVKHFGWTWVGTVRSRSDYGNHGIAAFEEAAKQEGVCIEYSEAIFRTDPQEQFLKTLEVIKKGTARVVLAFIALGDFVPLLNLIVQHNITGLQWVGTESWITSRTLAETMEYSFLSGAVGFAVANAKLVGLREFLVNVHPDKEPHNELLKEFWETAFQCSFRKSGSGGCTDLEKLEELQNEYTDVSELRIANKVYTAVYAIAHTLHNIIKDIKSSTNSSKGERPTPQKVLEYMKDVRFTVKTGEEIVFDASGDPVARYDLVNWQPAKDGSLQFKHVGVYDSSLPSEQHQHLQVNQEHMLWAGNRGQLPASVCSESCPPGTRKAMQKGRPVCCYDCIPCAEGEISNGTDSSDCFPCDLEYWSNESKDRCVLKVVEFLSYTEIMGMVLCIFSFIGVLLTAMVSFLFYLHKETPIVRANNSELSFLLLFSLSLCFLCSLTFIGRPTEWSCMLRHTTFGITFVLCISCVLGKTIVVLMAFRATLPGSNVMKWFGPLQQRLSVVSLTLIQLIICVLWLTISPPFPYMNSSYYREKIILECNLGTPFGFWTVLGYNGLLSISCFVLAFFARKLPDNFNEAKFITFSLLIFCAVWLTFIPAYVSSPGKFTVAVQIFAILASSFGLLFCIFTPKCYIILLKPEKNTKKQIMGKAPSQAF is encoded by the exons ATGGGAAAGAGGACTTTGCCACTGCTGCCACTGCTGATGGTGGTAGATGGTATGTATCTCACAGGGTTAGTGCAAGCTTGCCATCTGCTTGGTCAGCCTGCCCTGCCTCAACTTTCTGCGGAAAAAGACATCGACATTGGAGCGATATTTGCAATCCACAGAAATGCTCTGCTAAAGGTTAATTCTTTCACTTCCAAACCAGAACGAACAACATGTGTTAG cttgAATTTGCGTGAATTTAAATTTGCTCAGACACTGATTTTTGCCATTGAGGAGATAAATAACAGCACAGAGCTGTTGCCTGGTGTTTCTTTGGGCTATAAGATCTATGATTCCTGTGGCTCTGTAGCTCACACTATCCAATCGGGCATGGCATTGATGAATGGCTATGATGAGACATTGAGTAATATGTCATGCTTTAGACCGCCAGCTGTTCTTGCCATTATTGGAGAATCAACATCCACTCCCACTATTGGCTTAGCATCTGTCATTGGACCTTTCAGTTTACCTGTT ATCAGTCATTTTGCCACATGTGCATGCCTGAGTGACAGAAAAAGGTATCCATCTTTCTTCAGAACAATATCCAGCGATTATTACCAAAGCAGAGCGCTGGCTCAGCTTGTCAAGCACTTTGGCTGGACCTGGGTTGGGACAGTCAGGAGTCGCAGTGACTATGGTAATCATGGTATTGCAGCATTTGAGGAGGCTGCAAAACAAGAGGGTGTTTGTATTGAATACTCAGAGGCCATATTTCGAACTGATccacaagaacagtttctgaAGACACTGGAAGTGATAAAGAAAGGCACAGCCAGGGTGGTGCTGGCTTTTATTGCACTAGGAGATTTTGTCCCCCTTTTGAACTTAATTGTGCAACACAACATCACAGGACTGCAGTGGGTTGGTACGGAATCCTGGATTACTTCTCGAACTCTTGCAGAAACTATGGAATACAGTTTCCTTTCTGGAGCAGTGGGCTTTGCTGTAGCAAATGCCAAACTTGTTGGCCTGCGAGAGTTCCTAGTGAATGTGCACCCTGATAAAGAACCACACAATGAACTGTTAAAAGAATTCTGGGAAACAGCTTTTCAGTGCTCTTTTAGAAAGAGTGGTAGTGGTGGCTGTACTGACTTAGAGAAATTGGAAGAGCTCCAAAATGAATATACTGATGTGTCAGAGCTGCGAATAGCAAATAAAGTGTACACTGCAGTGTATGCTATTGCACATACactacataatataataaaagacattaaatcctCCACCAACAGCAGCAAAGGAGAACGGCCCACACCACAAAAG GTGTTGGAGTATATGAAGGATGTGAGATTCACAGTTAAAACAGGTGAAGAAATCGTATTTGATGCAAGTGGTGATCCAGTTGCAAGATATGACCTGGTGAACTGGCAGCCTGCCAAGGATGGTTCTCTGCAGTTTAAGCATGTGGGTGTCTATGACAGCTCACTGCCTTCAGAACAACATCAACATCTTCAAGTCAATCAGGAACACATGTTATGGGCAGGGAACAGAGGACAG TTGCCTGCGTCCGTGTGCAGTGAGAGCTGCCCCCCCGGCACTAGGAAGGCTATGCAAAAAGGTCGACCTGTCTGCTGTTATGACTGTATTCCATGTGCAGAGGGAGAAATCAGTAATGGCACAG ATTCTAGTGACTGCTTTCCTTGTGATTTGGAGTACTGGTCGAATGAAAGCAAAGACAGATGTGTATTAAAAGTGGTTGAATTCCTTTCCTATACAGAAATTATGGGGATGGTGCTTTGTATCTTCTCCTTCATTGGGGTGTTGTTAACAGCAATGGTATCTTTTCTGTTTTATCTTCATAAAGAAACACCTATTGTCAGAGCCAACAACTCAGAGCTAAGCTTCCTGTTGCTCTTCTCGCTCTCACTGTGTTTTCTCTGTTCTCTAACTTTCATTGGCCGGCCCACTGAATGGTCCTGTATGTTGCGTCACACAACATTTGGGATCACTTTTGTCCTTTGTATCTCCTGTGTTCTTGGGAAAACAATAGTGGTATTAATGGCTTTCAGGGCTACACTTCCAGGAAGTAATGTCATGAAATGGTTTGGGCCTCTTCAACAGAGACTCAGTGTTGTTTCCTTAACACTAATACAGTTGATTATATGTGTGCTTTGGTTAACAATATCCCCCCCTTTCCCATATATGAATTCAAGTTATTACAGAGAAAAGATCATTCTAGAATGTAACTTAGGTACCCCTTTTGGTTTCTGGACTGTTCTGGGTTATAACGGCCTTCTATCAATCTCATGCTTTGTTTTAGCTTTTTTTGCTCGGAAGCTCCCTGATAACTTCAATGAAGCCAAGTTCATCACATTCAGTTTGCTTATATTCTGTGCTGTCTGGCTCACATTTATCCCAGCTTATGTCAGTTCTCCTGGAAAATTTACTGTAGCCGTGCAGATATTTGCTATTTTAGCTTCAAGCTTTGGTTTACTGTTTTGCATATTCACCCCAAAATGTTACATAATTTTGCTAAAACCAGAGAAGAacacaaagaaacaa
- the LOC131524701 gene encoding extracellular calcium-sensing receptor-like isoform X1 — protein sequence MVKQAGSNNGKQISHFATCACLSDRKRYPSFFRTISSDYYQSRALAQLVKHFGWTWVGTVRSRSDYGNHGIAAFEEAAKQEGVCIEYSEAIFRTDPQEQFLKTLEVIKKGTARVVLAFIALGDFVPLLNLIVQHNITGLQWVGTESWITSRTLAETMEYSFLSGAVGFAVANAKLVGLREFLVNVHPDKEPHNELLKEFWETAFQCSFRKSGSGGCTDLEKLEELQNEYTDVSELRIANKVYTAVYAIAHTLHNIIKDIKSSTNSSKGERPTPQKVLEYMKDVRFTVKTGEEIVFDASGDPVARYDLVNWQPAKDGSLQFKHVGVYDSSLPSEQHQHLQVNQEHMLWAGNRGQLPASVCSESCPPGTRKAMQKGRPVCCYDCIPCAEGEISNGTDSSDCFPCDLEYWSNESKDRCVLKVVEFLSYTEIMGMVLCIFSFIGVLLTAMVSFLFYLHKETPIVRANNSELSFLLLFSLSLCFLCSLTFIGRPTEWSCMLRHTTFGITFVLCISCVLGKTIVVLMAFRATLPGSNVMKWFGPLQQRLSVVSLTLIQLIICVLWLTISPPFPYMNSSYYREKIILECNLGTPFGFWTVLGYNGLLSISCFVLAFFARKLPDNFNEAKFITFSLLIFCAVWLTFIPAYVSSPGKFTVAVQIFAILASSFGLLFCIFTPKCYIILLKPEKNTKKQIMGKAPSQAF from the exons ATGgtcaaacaggcagggtcaaacaatggcaaacag ATCAGTCATTTTGCCACATGTGCATGCCTGAGTGACAGAAAAAGGTATCCATCTTTCTTCAGAACAATATCCAGCGATTATTACCAAAGCAGAGCGCTGGCTCAGCTTGTCAAGCACTTTGGCTGGACCTGGGTTGGGACAGTCAGGAGTCGCAGTGACTATGGTAATCATGGTATTGCAGCATTTGAGGAGGCTGCAAAACAAGAGGGTGTTTGTATTGAATACTCAGAGGCCATATTTCGAACTGATccacaagaacagtttctgaAGACACTGGAAGTGATAAAGAAAGGCACAGCCAGGGTGGTGCTGGCTTTTATTGCACTAGGAGATTTTGTCCCCCTTTTGAACTTAATTGTGCAACACAACATCACAGGACTGCAGTGGGTTGGTACGGAATCCTGGATTACTTCTCGAACTCTTGCAGAAACTATGGAATACAGTTTCCTTTCTGGAGCAGTGGGCTTTGCTGTAGCAAATGCCAAACTTGTTGGCCTGCGAGAGTTCCTAGTGAATGTGCACCCTGATAAAGAACCACACAATGAACTGTTAAAAGAATTCTGGGAAACAGCTTTTCAGTGCTCTTTTAGAAAGAGTGGTAGTGGTGGCTGTACTGACTTAGAGAAATTGGAAGAGCTCCAAAATGAATATACTGATGTGTCAGAGCTGCGAATAGCAAATAAAGTGTACACTGCAGTGTATGCTATTGCACATACactacataatataataaaagacattaaatcctCCACCAACAGCAGCAAAGGAGAACGGCCCACACCACAAAAG GTGTTGGAGTATATGAAGGATGTGAGATTCACAGTTAAAACAGGTGAAGAAATCGTATTTGATGCAAGTGGTGATCCAGTTGCAAGATATGACCTGGTGAACTGGCAGCCTGCCAAGGATGGTTCTCTGCAGTTTAAGCATGTGGGTGTCTATGACAGCTCACTGCCTTCAGAACAACATCAACATCTTCAAGTCAATCAGGAACACATGTTATGGGCAGGGAACAGAGGACAG TTGCCTGCGTCCGTGTGCAGTGAGAGCTGCCCCCCCGGCACTAGGAAGGCTATGCAAAAAGGTCGACCTGTCTGCTGTTATGACTGTATTCCATGTGCAGAGGGAGAAATCAGTAATGGCACAG ATTCTAGTGACTGCTTTCCTTGTGATTTGGAGTACTGGTCGAATGAAAGCAAAGACAGATGTGTATTAAAAGTGGTTGAATTCCTTTCCTATACAGAAATTATGGGGATGGTGCTTTGTATCTTCTCCTTCATTGGGGTGTTGTTAACAGCAATGGTATCTTTTCTGTTTTATCTTCATAAAGAAACACCTATTGTCAGAGCCAACAACTCAGAGCTAAGCTTCCTGTTGCTCTTCTCGCTCTCACTGTGTTTTCTCTGTTCTCTAACTTTCATTGGCCGGCCCACTGAATGGTCCTGTATGTTGCGTCACACAACATTTGGGATCACTTTTGTCCTTTGTATCTCCTGTGTTCTTGGGAAAACAATAGTGGTATTAATGGCTTTCAGGGCTACACTTCCAGGAAGTAATGTCATGAAATGGTTTGGGCCTCTTCAACAGAGACTCAGTGTTGTTTCCTTAACACTAATACAGTTGATTATATGTGTGCTTTGGTTAACAATATCCCCCCCTTTCCCATATATGAATTCAAGTTATTACAGAGAAAAGATCATTCTAGAATGTAACTTAGGTACCCCTTTTGGTTTCTGGACTGTTCTGGGTTATAACGGCCTTCTATCAATCTCATGCTTTGTTTTAGCTTTTTTTGCTCGGAAGCTCCCTGATAACTTCAATGAAGCCAAGTTCATCACATTCAGTTTGCTTATATTCTGTGCTGTCTGGCTCACATTTATCCCAGCTTATGTCAGTTCTCCTGGAAAATTTACTGTAGCCGTGCAGATATTTGCTATTTTAGCTTCAAGCTTTGGTTTACTGTTTTGCATATTCACCCCAAAATGTTACATAATTTTGCTAAAACCAGAGAAGAacacaaagaaacaa